A genome region from Nicotiana tabacum cultivar K326 chromosome 13, ASM71507v2, whole genome shotgun sequence includes the following:
- the LOC107826957 gene encoding serine/threonine-protein kinase SAPK7-like, producing the protein MQNYEVVKELGSGNFGVARLMRNKETKQLVAMKYIERGRKIDENVAREIINHRSLRHPNIIRFKEVVLTPTHLAIVMEYAAGGELFDRICQAGRFSEAEARYFFQQLICGVHYCHSMQICHRDLKLENTLLDGNPAPRLKICDFGYSKSSVLHSRPKSTVGTPAYIAPEVLSRREYDGKSADVWSCGVTLYVMLVGAYPFEDPDDPKNFRKTISKIMAGQYKIPDYVHISQDCKHLLSRIFVASPIRRITLKEIKNHPWFLKSLPKELTEPAQAVYYKRDNPTFSLQTIEEIMKIVSEARNPPPSSRSVPGFGWGTEEEEDGETTKEEEEEAEEEEEEDEYEKQVKQVHASGEFHITQEAN; encoded by the exons ATGCAGAATTACGAGGTAGTAAAAGAGTTGGGATCTGGGAATTTTGGGGTGGCCAGACTCATGCGCAACAAAGAAACCAAACAGCTTGTTGCCATGAAATACATTGAACGTGGTCGTAAG ATTGATGAGAATGTAGCAAGAGAAATCATAAATCATAGGTCACTCCGCCATCCAAATATAATTCGTTTTAAAGAG GTGGTTTTAACGCCAACCCACTTGGCAATAGTAATGGAGTATGCAGCTGGTGGAGAGCTCTTTGATCGGATCTGCCAAGCTGGTCGATTTAGTGAAGCTGAG GCTCGGTACTTTTTCCAACAGTTGATTTGTGGAGTCCACTACTGTCACAGCATG CAAATATGCCACAGAgatttgaagttggaaaatacaCTGTTAGATGGAAACCCAGCACCTCGTCTTAAAATTTGTGACTTTGGTTACTCCAAG TCATCTGTATTGCATTCACGACCAAAATCGACTGTTGGAACTCCGGCTTATATTGCACCAGAGGTTCTCTCTCGTCGAGAATATGATGGCAAG TCGGCAGATGTATGGTCATGTGGAGTGACTCTATATGTCATGTTGGTGGGAGCATATCCTTTTGAAGATCCAGATGATCctaaaaatttcagaaaaactaTTTCA AAAATAATGGCTGGTCAATACAAAATCCCAGACTATGTTCACATATCTCAGGATTGCAAGCACCTTCTTTCTCGAATATTTGTTGCCAGTCCTATCAGG AGAATCACACTAAAGGAGATCAAGAACCATCCATGGTTTTTGAAGAGCTTGCCAAAAGAACTCACAGAACCAGCCCAAGCAGTATACTACAAAAGAGACAATCCAACATTCTCCCTTCAAAccattgaagaaatcatgaaaaTTGTATCAGAGGCTAGAAATCCACCACCATCATCAAGATCTGTTCCAGGCTTTGGCTGgggaacagaagaagaagaagatggagagacgaccaaagaagaagaagaagaagcagaggaagaagaagaagaagatgagtatGAAAAACAAGTTAAGCAAGTTCATGCTAGCGGAGAGTTTCATATCACACAAGAAGCTAATTAA